One genomic region from Prevotella sp. Rep29 encodes:
- a CDS encoding GNAT family N-acetyltransferase, which produces MELCYAKRSQSKEIARLIMSAMSEDCCRWFAGPDHTLADFERMMTTLVEREDSQYSYKNTLVALTEDQVLAGILVSYDGADLLPLRRAFIEEAKTFLQRDFSDMDEETQAGELYLDSLAVLPAYRGQGIATRLLKESVKRAQACGLPAVGLLVDCGNPNAEKLYTNVGFRFVNDAMWGGHPMRHLQYPVTNH; this is translated from the coding sequence ATGGAATTATGTTATGCTAAACGTTCACAGTCGAAGGAGATTGCGCGGCTGATTATGTCAGCGATGAGTGAAGATTGCTGCCGGTGGTTTGCCGGTCCCGACCACACGCTGGCTGATTTCGAACGCATGATGACCACGCTCGTTGAGCGGGAAGATTCTCAATACAGTTACAAAAACACGCTGGTGGCGCTCACAGAAGACCAGGTTCTTGCAGGTATTCTCGTCTCTTATGACGGTGCCGACCTCCTGCCGCTGCGGAGAGCATTCATCGAAGAAGCAAAAACTTTCCTGCAAAGAGACTTCTCTGATATGGACGAAGAGACACAGGCGGGAGAACTCTATCTCGACAGTCTCGCCGTATTGCCCGCATATCGCGGGCAAGGCATCGCCACCCGACTGCTTAAAGAATCTGTCAAGAGGGCGCAGGCATGCGGCTTGCCCGCCGTGGGGCTGCTCGTAGATTGCGGAAATCCTAATGCTGAAAAACTCTATACCAATGTGGGCTTCCGCTTCGTCAACGATGCCATGTGGGGAGGACACCCCATGCGCCATCTCCAATATCCAGTAACTAACCATTAA
- a CDS encoding AAA family ATPase: MNEKKASHVKYAEYIEQIEIDSLWSGKKHVVWNLDRKVNILSGVNGMGKSTILNKVIKGLYAGGEFPSHMLKGVRLKVFPEDAKWIRFDVIRSFDRPLMNRERIERLDINLATELDWQLFQLQRKYLDYQVNIGNRIIEVLQAGGPDATERAGQLSEPKRKFQDMLDDLFADTGKKIVRTENEIMFSQIGETLYPYQLSSGEKQILAILLTVLVQDNLPHVFFMDEPEVSLHIEWQKVLIDRIVELNPNVQVILTTHSPAVIMNGWMDCVTEVSDITDQ, translated from the coding sequence ATGAACGAGAAGAAAGCATCGCATGTGAAATATGCGGAATATATCGAGCAGATTGAGATTGACTCACTCTGGTCGGGAAAGAAACATGTGGTATGGAATCTGGATCGCAAGGTGAACATCCTGAGCGGTGTGAACGGCATGGGCAAGAGTACGATTCTGAACAAGGTCATCAAGGGCTTGTATGCCGGCGGTGAGTTTCCGAGTCACATGCTGAAGGGTGTCCGCCTGAAAGTCTTTCCCGAAGATGCCAAGTGGATTCGCTTTGATGTGATTCGTTCTTTTGACCGTCCACTGATGAACCGCGAACGCATTGAGCGGCTGGATATCAATTTGGCAACTGAACTGGACTGGCAGTTGTTTCAGTTGCAGCGCAAATATCTGGACTATCAGGTGAACATCGGCAACCGCATCATTGAGGTGTTGCAGGCTGGCGGTCCTGACGCTACTGAACGTGCGGGGCAGCTGAGCGAGCCTAAGCGCAAGTTCCAGGACATGCTCGACGACTTGTTTGCCGACACGGGCAAGAAGATTGTGCGCACGGAGAATGAAATCATGTTTTCCCAGATTGGCGAGACATTGTATCCCTACCAGCTGTCAAGCGGTGAGAAACAGATTCTGGCAATCTTGCTGACAGTACTCGTTCAGGACAATTTGCCGCATGTGTTTTTCATGGATGAGCCGGAAGTGAGTCTGCACATCGAGTGGCAGAAGGTCTTGATTGACCGGATTGTGGAGCTGAATCCCAATGTCCAGGTGATTCTGACGACCCATTCTCCCGCCGTGATTATGAATGGTTGGATGGATTGTGTGACGGAGGTGAGCGACATCACTGACCAATGA
- a CDS encoding DUF4435 domain-containing protein, whose product MAKRLRDNLSSGYFEAANRMTSKRARRRIVAYVESYDDVFFWRTVFSRFEDETRYFEVMLPSRGGLSRGKKPVLMNLLYAHVGRDMIACVDADYDWLLQGATGMSERVVKSPYVFHTYVYSIENFQCYAPSLHDVCVMVTLNDHAIFNFSDYLVAFSRAIFPLFVWNIWYYRQNRYGEFTMSDFNRVIETGNFNLKNPDACIANVRRKAGRMVGELERRNPDAKESYLALKAELKSMGVSPDSTYLYIQGHHLFNKVAVPMLTKVCNYLRQERENEITRNAVHGTQRRNELSSYGHSVSEVPMMLRRNTGYVESTPFLHLLEDVKAFLKIEDRQSDTAKLDTQRERI is encoded by the coding sequence ATGGCTAAAAGACTACGCGATAACCTTTCATCGGGCTATTTTGAGGCTGCCAACCGCATGACTTCAAAGCGTGCCCGTCGCCGGATTGTGGCTTATGTGGAAAGTTACGATGATGTTTTTTTCTGGCGCACGGTGTTCAGTCGGTTTGAGGATGAAACACGCTACTTCGAAGTGATGCTGCCTTCGCGCGGAGGATTGTCGCGCGGGAAGAAGCCTGTGCTGATGAACTTGCTGTACGCCCACGTGGGCAGAGACATGATTGCCTGTGTGGATGCCGACTATGACTGGCTGCTGCAGGGCGCCACGGGCATGTCGGAGCGTGTCGTGAAAAGCCCTTATGTCTTCCACACTTATGTCTATTCGATTGAGAATTTTCAGTGCTACGCTCCGTCGCTGCATGATGTCTGCGTGATGGTTACGCTCAACGACCACGCCATTTTCAACTTTTCTGATTATCTTGTTGCTTTCTCCCGGGCTATATTCCCACTTTTTGTATGGAACATCTGGTACTATCGCCAGAACCGATACGGCGAGTTTACCATGTCTGACTTCAATCGTGTGATTGAGACAGGCAATTTCAATCTGAAGAATCCCGATGCCTGCATTGCAAATGTCCGCCGGAAAGCGGGGCGGATGGTCGGAGAATTGGAGCGAAGGAATCCTGATGCGAAGGAGAGTTACCTGGCGTTAAAGGCGGAGTTGAAGAGCATGGGAGTGTCGCCCGACAGCACCTATTTATATATACAGGGGCATCATCTCTTCAATAAAGTGGCTGTCCCGATGCTGACAAAAGTCTGCAATTATTTGCGTCAGGAGCGCGAGAATGAAATCACACGCAACGCCGTTCACGGTACCCAGCGACGCAACGAACTGTCAAGCTACGGGCACAGCGTGTCGGAAGTCCCGATGATGTTGAGGCGAAACACCGGTTATGTGGAGTCAACGCCGTTTCTCCACTTGCTGGAGGACGTCAAAGCGTTTCTGAAAATAGAAGACAGACAAAGCGACACCGCCAAACTTGACACACAGCGTGAGCGGATATAA
- a CDS encoding type I phosphomannose isomerase catalytic subunit translates to MEPIKFKPLLKSTLWGGEKIIPFKHLSTQQQQVGESWEISGVENNETVVAEGIHAGKKLNQVVHEMKEQLVGKENYQRFGDEFPLLIKFIDARQDLSIQVHPDDETAHRQGKARGKTEMWYLMQSDPQAKLYSGLKKEITPEEYKEMVENDTICDALAQYEVKEGDTFFLPAGRIHAIGDGCFLAEIQQTSDVTYRIYDFKRKDKDGNYRELHTEQAAESINYAVLNDYRTHYTPEKNKGITLVSCPYFTTAVYDLDEEMTIDYAELDSFVILIALKGEATITDNENNVTTLTEGETILIPATTKELQIKGTVKFLETYV, encoded by the coding sequence ATGGAACCAATCAAATTCAAGCCGTTATTGAAATCCACCCTTTGGGGAGGGGAGAAAATCATACCGTTCAAACATCTCAGCACCCAGCAGCAACAGGTGGGAGAAAGTTGGGAAATCAGTGGAGTGGAGAACAACGAGACAGTCGTTGCCGAAGGCATACATGCAGGGAAAAAACTGAATCAGGTTGTGCATGAGATGAAAGAGCAACTTGTCGGCAAAGAGAACTATCAGCGCTTTGGCGATGAATTTCCGCTACTCATCAAGTTTATCGACGCCCGCCAAGACCTCTCCATACAGGTGCACCCGGATGACGAGACAGCCCACAGGCAAGGAAAAGCGCGGGGAAAAACCGAGATGTGGTATCTCATGCAGAGCGACCCGCAAGCCAAATTGTACAGCGGACTGAAGAAAGAAATCACCCCCGAGGAGTACAAGGAAATGGTGGAGAACGACACTATTTGCGATGCGCTGGCGCAATATGAAGTCAAAGAAGGCGACACGTTCTTCCTTCCCGCAGGGAGAATCCACGCCATCGGAGACGGCTGTTTCCTTGCTGAGATACAGCAGACCAGCGACGTCACCTATCGCATCTATGACTTCAAGCGAAAAGACAAGGACGGCAACTATCGCGAACTGCACACTGAACAGGCGGCAGAAAGCATCAATTATGCCGTTCTGAACGATTATCGCACACACTATACTCCTGAGAAGAACAAAGGCATCACGCTTGTCAGCTGTCCGTATTTCACAACTGCCGTGTATGACCTTGATGAGGAAATGACAATCGACTATGCAGAGCTCGATTCGTTTGTCATTCTTATCGCGCTAAAGGGAGAGGCAACCATCACAGACAACGAGAACAACGTCACGACGCTCACCGAAGGAGAGACCATCCTTATTCCCGCGACGACCAAGGAATTGCAAATAAAAGGAACGGTGAAGTTCCTCGAAACCTACGTCTGA
- a CDS encoding TrkH family potassium uptake protein has protein sequence MINLKLTYKVLGSLLFLEAMFMLCCLIMAFCYKEDDVLAFLVSIAVTLGVAMLLKHLGRDAENTMSRKDAYLIVTTSWLSFTILGALPYLIGGYLTNVTDAFFESMSGFTTTGATILDDVEVLPHGMMFWRSLTQWIGGLGIVFFTIAILPSLVGGNVRVFSAEATGPLRAKLHPRLSTTAKWIWTIYFMLTITCCGAFVLGGMDWFDSVNYSMTTTATGGFSTHNDSVGYFHSPTLEYLGALFQFLSGINFTVLYLALFKFQFKSLFKNSELRFYILLVAISTIWIMVLLITRNGYDLEHAFRSSLFQTVSFITTTGLFSDDAALWPHVTWGILGILMFFGACAGSTSGGFKSIRALMVFKVIRNQFKQILHPKAVLPVKINGQSIIASSINTLMAFFAIYVIACVFTTIVMVSVGIDNINAITISLSCISNVGPTLGTQIGPEMSWSILPDSIKWLCSGLMLMGRLEIFSVLVLFTRAFWKDN, from the coding sequence ATGATCAACTTAAAACTAACCTACAAGGTGCTCGGTTCTTTGCTTTTTCTCGAAGCAATGTTCATGCTGTGTTGCCTGATTATGGCGTTCTGTTATAAGGAGGACGACGTATTGGCATTTCTCGTGTCAATCGCAGTGACGCTGGGTGTTGCCATGTTGCTGAAACATCTGGGCAGAGACGCAGAAAACACGATGAGCCGGAAAGATGCCTACCTGATAGTAACCACATCATGGCTTTCTTTTACCATACTCGGTGCCCTGCCATATCTGATTGGCGGCTATCTGACCAATGTGACAGATGCCTTCTTCGAGTCCATGTCGGGATTTACGACAACGGGAGCAACCATACTGGACGATGTCGAGGTCTTGCCACACGGGATGATGTTTTGGCGCTCGCTGACGCAGTGGATAGGCGGTCTGGGTATCGTGTTCTTCACCATCGCCATCCTGCCGTCACTGGTCGGTGGTAATGTGCGGGTATTCTCAGCCGAAGCAACCGGACCGTTGCGGGCAAAATTACATCCGCGTCTCAGTACGACGGCAAAATGGATCTGGACGATATACTTCATGCTCACGATTACCTGTTGCGGGGCGTTCGTGCTGGGAGGAATGGACTGGTTCGACAGTGTGAACTACTCCATGACCACCACCGCAACCGGCGGTTTCTCAACACACAACGACAGCGTGGGCTATTTCCATTCTCCGACACTCGAATATCTGGGAGCACTCTTCCAATTCCTGAGCGGCATCAACTTTACGGTCCTCTATCTCGCATTGTTCAAATTCCAGTTCAAGTCGCTGTTCAAAAACTCCGAATTGCGGTTCTATATCCTTCTGGTTGCCATCTCAACCATTTGGATCATGGTGCTGCTCATCACTCGCAACGGATATGATTTGGAACACGCATTCCGAAGTTCACTGTTCCAGACGGTCTCGTTCATCACCACTACCGGACTGTTCAGCGACGATGCCGCACTTTGGCCGCATGTGACGTGGGGAATACTGGGAATACTGATGTTCTTCGGAGCATGTGCCGGCTCCACCAGCGGTGGTTTTAAAAGCATCCGGGCACTCATGGTCTTCAAGGTGATCCGAAACCAGTTCAAACAGATACTCCACCCAAAGGCTGTGTTGCCTGTAAAAATCAACGGACAGAGCATTATAGCATCCAGTATCAACACGCTCATGGCATTCTTTGCAATCTATGTGATAGCCTGCGTGTTCACCACCATCGTCATGGTATCCGTCGGCATTGACAACATCAATGCCATCACCATCTCGTTGAGCTGTATCAGCAATGTCGGACCCACGCTCGGAACGCAAATAGGACCGGAGATGTCGTGGAGCATCTTGCCCGACAGCATCAAGTGGCTGTGTTCCGGACTCATGCTCATGGGACGTCTGGAAATATTCAGTGTACTCGTGCTCTTTACTCGTGCATTTTGGAAAGACAATTAA